TTAAAAAACAGAGGCGGTAATACTGCAATTAATAACAAGGCTAATACCGTCATAAACGGAATGGCACCTTGTGTGCCAATTGTACCAATCGCCAACTGCCCTAATGTTGTGCCACCATACAGCGAGGTCATATAAAAACCTAAGCGTTTAGCCCGCTCTTTAGGATTATCGCCAATTAATAGCCATGACTCGACCACAACAAAAATACCAGCAACTGCCATACCACCGATAAAACGGGAAACCATCCATACTGATAAATAAGGCATTAAAGGTAATATACTGACAGTCACTGCCAGTAATAATAAAAATACGACGAAAGAAAGACGATGCCCTATTCTTGCAATAATAGGTTCTATCATCACTGAACCTATTAATAATCCGATAAAATAAATACTTGCTAACCAGCTAGCATAGAGTGTATCCATTCCAAAACTGTCCATAGACAGTGGAATTAAACTCATTAAATAGCCTGACGCGATAGCAAATACCGTTAACCCAGCTACAGGTACTAATGTACTGTCGCCTTGGCGTACCAAAGTAGTGTTCTGTTTCACTACCCTCGTCTCCACAATCAAAACGGTTAATAATGTGCTGTTTTCTCGATGCCTGATAGAGGCAATTCTTTTATCTAGGAAAGATAAAAGAAACTAAGGTGAAAACAGTGGATGGCGTCCCTAAATTCAGGAGACGCGAATATAGCGCTTAAATTGCCATAAATAAAATTATAAAATCTAATGCCAGAAAACAATTTTATTTATATCAATCACGATTATCGTCTTTTCCTGTAAAAAAGAAATAGCTTGATTAAGATATTTCTTTTTATAAAAAGATAAGTTTTTTTTATTAAGATTACTACGAATAAATACGTATTCAGTAAAATGAAAAATAAGGAATGCTTTTAGCTATCCTATTGTTAACAAATAGAATAGCTAAAATTAAAAAAGTTATGGTGTTTATTTCATGCTTTTTTCTAAAGCAATATTTATGGCATCAGGAATTGAACCACCATGGCCTTTACCTTCAAATAGATAAAATTCACACTGCTTTCCTTCATCCAATAAATATTGGCATAACTGGCGTTGCGTTAACCAACTACTGCGCTCTTGATAATTTTTTTGTTGCTCTTCACTTAATTTACTTAAATCTGGATTTTCTTCTTTTTCACCTAGTGTTATTGCTATGGAAATATCCTTAGGAATAGCCTGCCATTGTTCTTTTTTTACCCACTCACCGTTTCCCCACCATAAAGAAGGGCTTGCTACTATATAGCGTTGGAATGTTTCTGGATGATTAAATAAAACATACAGTGAAAAGACACCACCAAAAGAGTGGCCAAAAAGAGATTGCTGGGTAACTGAAATATTCTCTTTTGTGAGTTGTTCAAACG
This portion of the Proteus vulgaris genome encodes:
- a CDS encoding alpha/beta hydrolase, which gives rise to MRILMLCGMIMLSAVAQARPNQEVPKIEDQAQSYYQITQKEVAYEGKQYRLFLAVPKNTTKTTLIYGVDGNAQFPLMVNEAIKQKISPLPAIISVGYVGDKAYFITERTHDYTPSVKGEAFSRGGNAENFYHFILTQVRPYAFEQLTKENISVTQQSLFGHSFGGVFSLYVLFNHPETFQRYIVASPSLWWGNGEWVKKEQWQAIPKDISIAITLGEKEENPDLSKLSEEQQKNYQERSSWLTQRQLCQYLLDEGKQCEFYLFEGKGHGGSIPDAINIALEKSMK